The Candidatus Omnitrophota bacterium genome includes the window CAAAGTCAAAATCCACACACACCCAACTCTTTACTTAATTTCAATATGAATCTTCGCGGGTATCTGCGGCTATCATTGAAACAACATTTTCCCGCTTGTCTATCGTATAAAAAAATCTATAATCGCCTATTCTATATCTCCACGTATCGGGCTTATAAGCTCTAAGTTTTTTTATATTCCTGCCAAAATAGGGATTTTGCCTTAATTGCGGATAAACGTATACGGTGAGCTTTGTTTTTATTTTT containing:
- a CDS encoding type II toxin-antitoxin system RelE/ParE family toxin, whose translation is MTRKTEKENLLNKFRIFETNQFLKDLKLDFGGRQEKIKTKLTVYVYPQLRQNPYFGRNIKKLRAYKPDTWRYRIGDYRFFYTIDKRENVVSMIAADTREDSY